Part of the Candidatus Cetobacterium colombiensis genome, TCTACTACCATTTAAAATCCTTTCTATTTTTTCATATTATAACATATTTTTTTAAATGAAAAAATAAAAAAAGAGAGTTAAGATTACTCTTAACTCTCAATATATTTTATTAAGTAAGATTACTTAGTAATTTCTGCAACAACTCCAGAAGCTACTGTTCTTCCTCCCTCTCTGATCGCGAATCTTAATCCTGGCTCCATTGCGATTG contains:
- a CDS encoding EF-Tu C-terminal domain-related protein, coding for IAMEPGLRFAIREGGRTVASGVVAEITK